GATTGACGCTTGCGAAGAGGTTCGAACGGGGCCCCATTTCGTAGGAGACGTCGAGTCCCGGAAGTACATCGAAACCAAAATCGGAGTGGAGATTGAGTAGCACACCCCCCGAGAAATAGAAGCGTCTCCAGTTGTAGTAGTGCTCGAGATTGAGGCTGTAGTTTTGTCGTCTGCGGCCGAGGTAGTAGAATTCATCTCCTTCCGGGACTTCGATCGGACCGGCCAACGAGTCCCCTAAGTTGTTTGAAACGATGTTTTCAGTACGACCCGTGAGGGCTAAATTGGTGGCGTGGCCGTTTTGGTAGTCGTAGGTACCGGTCCATTCGGCGCCGATCACATCGGTGCGGTGGTAGTTGTGCTTGGTGTACCAAGAGGGCACGTCGAGCTCTTCGTAGCTCTCGCGGAACAGCTCGAACCGATCGTAGTGACGACGCGCCATGAGGTAGCTTTTGAACTTCCAGTTACCGTGTTGAGCGCGGTGGCGGACCCCTCCAAACAGGGTTTGCGTTTGTTCGAATTGATCGGGAAAATTCACGCTGTAAAAGGAGTTGGCGCCAAAGGCTTTACCGTTCCACCCGCCTTGAACCACCCATTCGCCGTTATCGGTTGGGTGGATGTATTTTCCGTTGATCTGTTGGTTGGTAAAATCGGTGTTGCGCATATAGCCATCGGATCGCGAACCGGAGTAGCTTAAAATCATTTGGTCTTCTCCTACGACGACTCCTTGGGTGAATCCGCCCGCGAACAAAGCCTTTTGTCCGCCCGCCACTTGCAATTTGGTGTAATTTCCCTTGTGCTCGTTAGTGATGATGTTTACGGCCCCGGAAAAAGCCTGTGGGCCGAAGAATCGGCTTCCGCCCGTAAGGATCTCCACACGGTCGACCTGATCGAACGTTAGGGGCAGGTTGAGGCTGTGATGTCCGGTTTGCGGGTCGAGCATGGGGATGCCGTCAATAAGTACCAGGCTTTGGTCGAAGGTGCCCCCACGGATGCTTAAATCGGCCTGCACATCAAAAGGGCTACGCTGCTGTATATCTATGCTGCCCAGGTGTTCGAGGCTTTCGTTCAGTGAGGCCGAATTGCTGCGCAGTTCGTCACCGGTAACGCGGATGAGGTGTCGGGCGACTTCTTTTTCATTGAGTTCGGCTTTACTCGCCGAGAGAACGATTTCGGGCAGCTGGTACTTGGAGGTGTCCGCGGATTGCCCAAAAAGCGCAAGGGATAAAACGCAAAAGAGTGGAGCGAGTACGGGTTTCATAGCGTTTTCGTTTGCTTGCCAAAGCTAATGCTTTTTAGGACGCTCCACAAGAGCAATGTGAACCATGTTGTGTTTATGGGATTAATTGCTTAATTTTCAAGTCTCTTTTGAATCAAAAATTATGAAAAAAGTTCTACTCGCCATTTCCCTTTTGTGGACTGTGTCTTCTATCGCTCAGCAAGATGTTTATCTTCGAATTGATCACGAAGTCAATGGTCAGCCTTTTGCCATGGGTGCTCAAGGCCAGAATAATCTTGGTGATGACTTCAACGTCAATCGATTGGAATATTACATTTCGGGCCTGTCTATCACGCACGACGGGGGGCAAGTGACGGACTTGCCGGATATTTATTTCTTGGTTAATGGATCACAGAATTTTGATGAACTCTTGGGTAACTTCAATGTGTCTCAGCTCGAGTCAATCACTTTTGCCATTGGGGTCGATAGCGCTCGGAACCACTTAGATCCGGCCTCATGGCCGATGGCGCACCCTTTGGCGCCAAAGAGTCCTTCGATGCATTGGGGTTGGACTGCCGGATACCGATTTGCAGTGATGGAGGGAACCTCGGGCAATGGTCTCGCCCAGGTTTACGAGTTCCACGCCTTAGGAAATAAGAACTACACGCTCCAGACCATTGAAACGGCCGGAGAAGATGACAACGGCGATGTGGTCGTTCACTTGACTGCCGATTACGTTGAGGCCTTTTACAATATTCCCTTGGATCAGGGGATGATTCAGCATGGTCAAGACGACGAGGCGGCTGAGTTTTTAGGCAATTTCGCCTTACGGGTGTTCGAAAGCTCGGACGGCAACGGTCCTGTGGCATCGATTTCTGAGCAAGAAGGCGCTTCGATCCGCGCGTATCCGAATCCTGCCGCTAGGCAGATATACCTCGACCTCAGTAAAACTTCGAGAACCATAGACCGCTACGAATGGGTAAATGCTCAAGGGGCTCAAGTACGAAAAGGGGTCTTCGCCGGCGTGGGTATCGATACGCCAAATAGTAGTGGTATTTACTTCTTGCAATTATACTCAGGAGAAGAGCTCGTTGCGGTAGAGCGTGTAGTGGTGCAGCGATGAGCGTTAAACCCATTATTTGGTCGGCCTTGGGCTTGCTTGTTTTCGCCACGGGTTGCGCGAAGGATGAGCCGAGTGAGGTGAAGTATGACCCAACTCCCTATGCAGTGGTAACGGGTGATTTTCCCGTGCCCAATTTGCCGCCGGACAACCCACTTACGCAATCGGGCGTTCAGCTCGGGAAGATGTTGTTTTTCGAGACCAAACTTTCACTCGATAACTCCATGTCGTGTGGGACTTGTCACCGCCAAGAACACGCTTTTACAGACACCAACCGTTTCAGTTTAGGGGTTCACGGCTTGCCGGGGAAACGCCAGGCCATGACGGTGTTTAATATGGCATGGAATTCTAATGGATTCTTTTGGGATGGCCGAGCACCATTACTTCGCGATCAGGCCTTGATGCCGATCATTGACAGTCTAGAAATGGCGGAAACCCTCGAAAACGTAGTGGCTAAGTTGACGGCGGACCGCAAATACCGCGATCAATTCAAACGGGCCTTTGATGACGAGCCAATAAGCGCGACCACTATTTCCCTGGCTTTGGAGCAGTTCATGCTGAGCATTGTATCAGTCGAGAGTAAATACGACCGTTATTTGCGAGGCGAAGCGCAATTAACGACCGGCGAAGAGCGAGGGCGGGAGTTGTTTTTTGCCGAGTACAATCCATTTTTTCCGGACGAGTCGGGGGCCGATTGCGCCCATTGCCATTCGCCTAAGAATTTCGAGAACGACGAGTACATGAATAACGGTTTAGATGCCGAGGCCGATATAGATGACTTCGGATTGGAGCTTACGACTGGCCTCCAAAGTGACCGAGGAAAAATGAAGGTGACTTCACTGCGCAATATTGAAGTTACCGCCCCTTATATGCACGACGGCCGCTTTGAAACGTTGGAAGAAGTTGTAGAGCATTACAACTCAGGCATCAAGAGCTCGTCGACCTTGGACGTAACTTTGGCCAACACCCAGCAAACCGGGCTCA
The DNA window shown above is from Flavobacteriales bacterium and carries:
- a CDS encoding TonB-dependent receptor, translating into MKPVLAPLFCVLSLALFGQSADTSKYQLPEIVLSASKAELNEKEVARHLIRVTGDELRSNSASLNESLEHLGSIDIQQRSPFDVQADLSIRGGTFDQSLVLIDGIPMLDPQTGHHSLNLPLTFDQVDRVEILTGGSRFFGPQAFSGAVNIITNEHKGNYTKLQVAGGQKALFAGGFTQGVVVGEDQMILSYSGSRSDGYMRNTDFTNQQINGKYIHPTDNGEWVVQGGWNGKAFGANSFYSVNFPDQFEQTQTLFGGVRHRAQHGNWKFKSYLMARRHYDRFELFRESYEELDVPSWYTKHNYHRTDVIGAEWTGTYDYQNGHATNLALTGRTENIVSNNLGDSLAGPIEVPEGDEFYYLGRRRQNYSLNLEHYYNWRRFYFSGGVLLNLHSDFGFDVLPGLDVSYEMGPRSNLFASVNRSFRTPTYNDLYYNLGGAFGSPLLKPEYAWNYELGYKAYFLKDSRLTLQAVGFYRQGKDLIDWIEIISQSDTIYQASNITEIDFIGFELEGVLRGKPDAFVRQLRFSYTYMQSDKAGDFNSLYVLNYLRHKIGLGIEHKLFGSLSARWDCSLQDRASDQPIDGTGIQNPVTLVNLRINADLNALNLYISANNLLDQQFQDRSGVRQPGIWVYGGASWSIINCPPSSGA
- a CDS encoding T9SS type A sorting domain-containing protein yields the protein MKKVLLAISLLWTVSSIAQQDVYLRIDHEVNGQPFAMGAQGQNNLGDDFNVNRLEYYISGLSITHDGGQVTDLPDIYFLVNGSQNFDELLGNFNVSQLESITFAIGVDSARNHLDPASWPMAHPLAPKSPSMHWGWTAGYRFAVMEGTSGNGLAQVYEFHALGNKNYTLQTIETAGEDDNGDVVVHLTADYVEAFYNIPLDQGMIQHGQDDEAAEFLGNFALRVFESSDGNGPVASISEQEGASIRAYPNPAARQIYLDLSKTSRTIDRYEWVNAQGAQVRKGVFAGVGIDTPNSSGIYFLQLYSGEELVAVERVVVQR
- a CDS encoding c-type cytochrome, encoding MSVKPIIWSALGLLVFATGCAKDEPSEVKYDPTPYAVVTGDFPVPNLPPDNPLTQSGVQLGKMLFFETKLSLDNSMSCGTCHRQEHAFTDTNRFSLGVHGLPGKRQAMTVFNMAWNSNGFFWDGRAPLLRDQALMPIIDSLEMAETLENVVAKLTADRKYRDQFKRAFDDEPISATTISLALEQFMLSIVSVESKYDRYLRGEAQLTTGEERGRELFFAEYNPFFPDESGADCAHCHSPKNFENDEYMNNGLDAEADIDDFGLELTTGLQSDRGKMKVTSLRNIEVTAPYMHDGRFETLEEVVEHYNSGIKSSSTLDVTLANTQQTGLMLTEQDKADLVAFLKTFTDEVLLTNQEYANPFK